A region of the Streptomyces durocortorensis genome:
CCCGAAGGGCCGGGCCGCCTACCGGCTGAACCTCGCGGACCCTCCCGGCACCCGGTACTCCATGAAGCTCCGGGCCAAGCTGCCGGACGGCAAGTGGGGCGACTTCTCGGCCCAGCGCACGGTCGTCCTGGCCGGCTGACGCGGGTCGGCGCACCGGCTGCCGCAGGCATGCGGCGATCCGCCCCTTATGGTCCATTGATCCCAGAAGGGCCAGAAGGCCGAGGGATCGAAGGGGCTGAACCATGGACCTGGGAGACGACCTGTGTACGCGGGCCGACGCGCTGATGGACGGTCTCGTCGCCGACCTGGAACGGCTGACGGCCATCCCGTCCATCGCCTTCCCCGGCTTCCCGCCCGAGCCCGTGCGGCAGGCCCACGACCTCCTCGTGGAGCTGCTGCGGGGCGCGGGCGTGGAGCACGTGGAGCGGCTGGACCTGCCCGACACCGCACCGGTCGTCATCGCGGAGGTCCCGCCGCCGGACGCCGGAGCGCCGACGGTCCTGCTCTACGGCCACTACGACGTACAGCCGCCCGGCGACGAGGCGCTGTGGCTCTCCCCGCCCTTCGAGCCCACGCCCGTCGAGGGCGGTCTGCGGGCCCGGGGCATCGCCGACGACAAGTCCAACATCATCGTCCACCTGGGTGTACTCCGCGCCTACGAGGGACGTCCTCCGGTCGGCCTGAAGATCGTCCTGGAGGGCCAGGAGGAGTACGGGAGCGCCTTCGACGACTACCCGCCCACCGACCCGGACCGCTTCGCCTGCGACGCGATGGTCATCGCGGACATGGGCAACCTCCGCCCCGGCAGCCCCACCCTCACCACCGGCCTGCGCGGCGCCGCGGAGGTCGTCGTCGAGGTCCGCACGCTCGCCGAGCCCCGGCACAGCGGCGAGTTCGGCGGAGCCGCCCCCGACGCCCTGCTCGCCCTCCTCAAAGCGCTGGCCACCCTCCACGACGTCCACGGTGACGTCGCCGTCGAGGGCCTGCGCCGCGACGACTGGAGGGGCACCACCTATACGGAGGACGAATTCCGCTCCCTCGCCGGAGTCCGGGAGGGCGTGCCCCTCATCGGCTCCGGCAGCCTCGGCGAACGCCTCTGGAGCGGCCCGGCCATCACCGTCATCGGTATCGACGCTCCGAGCGTCGACCACGCGGCCTCCGCCGTCGTTCCGTACGCCCGAGCCAAGCTGAACCTCCGCTTCCACCCCGAGCAGGACCCGGGACAGGCGCGCGACCTGCTCGTCACCCATCTGGAGTCCCTGCGCCCGTTCGGTATCCCGCTCACCGTCACCCCCGGCGACACGGGCCCCGGATTCGAACCCGCAACCGACGGACC
Encoded here:
- a CDS encoding M20/M25/M40 family metallo-hydrolase, with protein sequence MDLGDDLCTRADALMDGLVADLERLTAIPSIAFPGFPPEPVRQAHDLLVELLRGAGVEHVERLDLPDTAPVVIAEVPPPDAGAPTVLLYGHYDVQPPGDEALWLSPPFEPTPVEGGLRARGIADDKSNIIVHLGVLRAYEGRPPVGLKIVLEGQEEYGSAFDDYPPTDPDRFACDAMVIADMGNLRPGSPTLTTGLRGAAEVVVEVRTLAEPRHSGEFGGAAPDALLALLKALATLHDVHGDVAVEGLRRDDWRGTTYTEDEFRSLAGVREGVPLIGSGSLGERLWSGPAITVIGIDAPSVDHAASAVVPYARAKLNLRFHPEQDPGQARDLLVTHLESLRPFGIPLTVTPGDTGPGFEPATDGPAYRAALTALREGWGSEPSFVASGGSIPLVNGLAKAVPNAEVLLFGAQDSMCNLHAPNERVLFSELRSAVIAEAAFLREYAATYASRTRGSTA